In Bradyrhizobium guangxiense, one DNA window encodes the following:
- a CDS encoding M24 family metallopeptidase has protein sequence MVWPAAIHQMFVDRSRVTGYSEALIATPNGRRPSTSSWTMASAANGPVWKNGSCPLTVKKFKSRSTGANIVYCTNAVTRIRGVKSDSEFAMMREATAISDAGMLKARDVIRSGAREANESAEVIATLVRSANGKPSTDFAGLFFALRTHLHVSHSLDRRRLPDGLAEQFRVQRRASWLDLSADAHDVAIGKPSDHIRRLHEGNVARLEAALAAAKPGRTCSDVAIAFNSNLKTRWLGEGVSVRLRRRDRLDGTYS, from the coding sequence ATGGTCTGGCCGGCGGCGATCCATCAGATGTTTGTCGATCGCAGTCGTGTCACTGGTTATTCGGAGGCGCTCATCGCTACCCCGAACGGGAGGAGACCATCGACTTCATCTTGGACGATGGCGTCGGCCGCAAATGGACCGGTCTGGAAGAACGGCTCTTGCCCGCTGACAGTTAAGAAGTTCAAATCTCGCTCGACAGGCGCGAACATCGTCTACTGCACTAACGCCGTGACCCGGATCCGCGGCGTGAAATCGGACTCGGAATTCGCGATGATGCGGGAAGCTACCGCTATTTCCGACGCCGGCATGCTCAAAGCGAGAGACGTTATCCGCTCAGGCGCGCGCGAGGCCAATGAATCCGCCGAGGTCATTGCAACATTGGTGCGCAGCGCTAACGGCAAGCCCAGCACGGATTTTGCGGGCCTCTTCTTTGCGCTGCGCACGCATCTCCACGTGTCACATTCGCTGGACCGAAGACGTCTTCCAGACGGGCTCGCAGAGCAATTTCGAGTTCAGCGGCGGGCGTCATGGCTAGACCTCTCCGCTGATGCGCACGATGTCGCGATCGGTAAGCCGTCGGATCACATACGCCGGTTGCATGAAGGGAACGTTGCCAGGTTGGAAGCTGCACTTGCCGCCGCCAAACCCGGCAGGACCTGCAGCGACGTCGCCATAGCTTTCAACTCCAACTTGAAAACGCGATGGCTTGGTGAAGGAGTCTCGGTGCGGCTACGCCGTCGCGATAGATTGGACGGAACCTACAGCTAG
- a CDS encoding transposase, whose amino-acid sequence MYARHTARRQRLTSAWQRTSARLKGQIAAESLEPGAIAIDIARRHGCRTQQVHDWRRRARSTTGAAGFGRCNIVRAFGVGIVATGGCGASASIHFDTRRQWSSYVVRMVSTMSTLAANPNSCALRDVVDAEQILTAMRRLISQHRHLCRRGSWRSRCEHRCRRR is encoded by the coding sequence GTGTACGCAAGACATACAGCGCGCCGGCAACGCCTCACCAGCGCCTGGCAGCGGACGTCCGCACGCCTGAAGGGTCAGATCGCCGCGGAAAGCCTTGAGCCGGGTGCGATTGCAATCGATATCGCCCGCCGCCATGGCTGCCGGACACAGCAGGTACATGACTGGCGACGCCGGGCGCGTTCAACAACTGGTGCTGCCGGCTTCGGCAGATGCAATATCGTTCGTGCCTTTGGTGTCGGAATCGTCGCCACCGGCGGCTGCGGAGCCTCCGCCAGCATACACTTCGATACGCGGCGACAATGGTCCTCTTATGTCGTCCGAATGGTCTCCACTATGAGCACCCTTGCCGCCAATCCCAATTCGTGCGCGCTGCGCGACGTCGTCGATGCCGAGCAAATCCTCACTGCAATGCGTCGACTCATAAGTCAGCACCGCCACCTTTGCAGACGGGGGAGCTGGCGCAGCCGTTGCGAGCATCGATGCAGACGTCGCTAA
- the istA gene encoding IS21 family transposase, whose product MKLRKTHPTPVAAAKASISVATAYRIEKDPVLPSQKKEPRARRRPDPIADIFDSEVVPLLRAAPGIRPVAIFEEMMLRHSELGEGVRRTLERRIRGWRAIHGEEQEVIFRQAHEPGRLGLSDFTEVASFGITIAGQPLDHRLYHFRLAYSGFEHAHVVLGGESFVALAEGLQNALWSLGGVPREHRSDSLSAAFRNLDKDAREDLTRRYNELCSHYGMTPSRNNAGIAHENGSIEGPHGHLKRAIEDALLLRGTVDFDDLASYRRFVDEIVGRRNARNAKRIDAERAQLRELPERRTTDYEELSVRVTSSGGFTLRKVFYTVPSRLIGHRLRVRLYDDRLDVFIGGTHLMTLPRGRASPSGKHDQVVNYRHVIHSLRRKPMALLNLVYRDRLFPREAYRRTFDLLVERLPERQACRIMVELLGLAHERGCESELAEELSICLDNHRLPDMAALRARFAPDPARLPNVVVRLAPLQAYEALIGASLGDAA is encoded by the coding sequence ATGAAGCTCAGGAAGACCCATCCGACGCCTGTCGCCGCGGCGAAGGCGTCGATCAGCGTGGCAACGGCCTACCGCATCGAGAAGGATCCAGTACTACCTTCGCAGAAGAAGGAGCCGCGCGCACGACGGCGTCCCGATCCAATCGCCGACATTTTCGACTCTGAAGTCGTGCCGCTGCTGCGGGCAGCGCCCGGCATCCGGCCCGTGGCCATTTTCGAGGAGATGATGCTGCGCCATTCCGAGTTGGGCGAGGGCGTGCGCCGGACGCTGGAGCGGCGCATCCGAGGCTGGCGTGCCATCCACGGTGAGGAGCAGGAGGTCATCTTCCGCCAGGCGCACGAACCCGGCAGGCTCGGTCTGTCGGACTTCACCGAGGTGGCCTCGTTCGGCATCACCATCGCCGGTCAGCCGCTCGACCACCGACTCTATCATTTCCGGCTCGCCTATTCCGGCTTCGAGCACGCCCATGTCGTGCTCGGCGGCGAGAGCTTCGTGGCGCTGGCGGAAGGCCTACAGAACGCACTCTGGTCCCTCGGTGGGGTGCCGCGCGAGCACCGCTCGGACAGCCTGTCCGCCGCCTTCCGCAACCTGGACAAGGACGCGCGCGAGGACCTGACCCGCCGCTATAACGAGCTGTGCAGCCATTACGGCATGACACCGTCACGCAACAATGCCGGCATCGCCCACGAGAACGGCTCGATCGAGGGGCCGCACGGCCATCTCAAGCGGGCGATCGAGGATGCACTGTTGCTGCGTGGCACCGTCGACTTCGATGATCTCGCCTCCTATCGCCGCTTCGTCGACGAGATCGTCGGCCGCCGCAATGCCCGCAACGCCAAGCGCATCGATGCCGAGCGCGCCCAGCTTCGGGAGCTACCTGAGCGGCGCACCACCGACTATGAGGAACTCAGCGTGCGCGTCACTTCCTCAGGCGGCTTCACGCTGCGCAAGGTCTTCTATACGGTGCCCTCGCGCCTGATCGGCCATCGCTTGCGCGTGCGCCTCTACGACGATCGGCTCGATGTCTTCATCGGCGGCACGCATCTCATGACGCTGCCGCGCGGGCGTGCTTCCCCGTCCGGCAAGCATGACCAGGTCGTCAACTACCGGCACGTCATCCATTCGCTCAGAAGGAAGCCGATGGCATTGCTCAATCTGGTCTATCGCGATCGGCTCTTCCCGCGCGAGGCCTACCGGCGGACTTTCGATCTCCTCGTCGAGCGTCTGCCCGAGCGCCAGGCCTGCCGCATCATGGTCGAGCTTCTTGGCCTCGCCCACGAGCGCGGCTGCGAGAGCGAACTGGCCGAGGAGCTGTCCATCTGCCTCGACAATCACCGGCTCCCCGACATGGCCGCGCTGCGTGCCCGCTTCGCGCCCGATCCCGCGCGCCTACCCAACGTAGTCGTCCGCCTGGCGCCGCTTCAGGCCTACGAAGCGCTCATCGGCGCCAGCCTGGGAGACGCAGCATGA
- the ald gene encoding alanine dehydrogenase yields MQVGVPKEIKTHEYRVGLTPGAVREYVAAGHQVLVEANAGAGIGASDEEYRKAGATIAAAAREVFASSEMVVKVKEPQPSEWVQLRENQILFTYLHLAPDPEQAKGLLKSGCTAIAYETVTDSNGGLPLLAPMSEVAGRLTIEAAGAALKRYSGGRGLLIGGVPGVQPARIVVIGGGVVGTHAARMAAGLGAEVTVIDRSINRLRELDELFEGRVRTRYSTIDSVEEEVSAADVVIGAVLVPGASAPKLVSRKMLSSMKQGSVVVDVAIDQGGCFETSRATTHADPTYEVDGVIHYCVANMPGAVPLTSSQALNNATLPFGLALANKGFAAVLENPHLRAGLNVYRGRLTYKAVAESLGLPFSPIEQAAA; encoded by the coding sequence ATGCAAGTCGGTGTTCCCAAGGAAATCAAAACACACGAATATCGCGTGGGCCTGACCCCTGGAGCTGTCCGGGAATATGTGGCTGCCGGCCACCAAGTATTGGTGGAGGCCAATGCCGGCGCTGGCATCGGGGCAAGCGACGAGGAATACCGGAAGGCCGGTGCAACAATCGCCGCGGCTGCTCGGGAGGTGTTTGCATCGAGCGAGATGGTAGTCAAGGTCAAGGAGCCGCAGCCGTCCGAATGGGTCCAGCTCCGAGAGAATCAGATCCTCTTCACCTATCTGCATCTGGCGCCCGATCCGGAGCAGGCAAAAGGACTGCTGAAATCGGGTTGCACAGCGATCGCCTATGAAACCGTCACCGACTCGAACGGGGGCTTGCCGTTGCTTGCGCCAATGAGCGAAGTCGCGGGCCGGCTCACGATCGAGGCTGCCGGCGCGGCCCTAAAACGGTACAGCGGCGGGCGGGGGTTATTGATCGGCGGCGTGCCTGGCGTTCAGCCCGCTCGTATCGTTGTCATCGGTGGCGGTGTCGTCGGTACGCATGCCGCCCGAATGGCAGCCGGTTTGGGTGCGGAAGTCACCGTCATCGACCGTTCGATCAACCGCCTTCGCGAACTGGACGAGCTATTCGAGGGCCGCGTCCGCACCAGGTACTCGACCATCGACAGCGTTGAAGAGGAAGTCTCTGCCGCAGACGTCGTTATTGGCGCCGTGCTCGTCCCAGGAGCCAGTGCACCGAAGCTGGTGTCGCGCAAGATGCTGAGCTCGATGAAGCAAGGCTCTGTGGTCGTTGACGTCGCGATCGATCAAGGCGGTTGCTTTGAGACGTCGCGTGCCACCACCCATGCTGATCCAACCTACGAAGTCGACGGCGTGATCCACTATTGCGTTGCCAACATGCCCGGTGCAGTCCCGCTTACCTCAAGTCAGGCCCTCAACAACGCAACTTTGCCTTTTGGCTTGGCTTTGGCAAACAAGGGCTTTGCGGCCGTGCTTGAAAATCCGCACTTGCGCGCTGGCCTGAACGTCTATCGGGGCCGGTTGACCTACAAGGCAGTGGCAGAGAGTCTCGGCCTACCATTTTCACCGATCGAACAGGCTGCGGCCTGA
- a CDS encoding M20 family metallopeptidase — translation MKRTTNTSANNLLSSSEKDVVIEMRHAMHREPELSNNEWKTQQRIRETLERFGLFDAKTFHKTGLYVDIHGLASGPQRSVAIRGDIDALPIQETRDDLSYQSRVPGHMHACGHDLHASIAMGTALAFHRMRESFSGKLRVFFQPAEEAEPLGGRSVAEQGLLSGFHAAVGFHVKTDLPAGMFGARPGAVTQSADQFAITLIGTMAHGARPHAGVDAIAMAGAFINEVQKVVSREMPFDDGAIVTIGTIAGGEATNIICPSVTMTGTIRTSRCERRELLVQRVREIAEGVATMHRGKAEFSHKFGEPPVINNDVMVDRFRRLVVETVGKDKFSDLKSSSAGGGSDDFGFYSACVPSIYFWFGSKEQGNESGVHTPTFGASDDLLVPTAELAIRYCLEMLNS, via the coding sequence ATGAAGAGGACTACAAACACAAGCGCAAACAATCTGCTTTCCAGTTCCGAAAAGGACGTGGTGATCGAAATGCGGCATGCTATGCATCGCGAGCCGGAGCTTTCCAACAACGAGTGGAAAACTCAACAGCGGATCCGCGAAACGCTTGAACGGTTTGGGCTGTTCGATGCGAAGACCTTTCACAAAACCGGCCTTTACGTCGACATCCACGGTTTAGCCTCCGGGCCGCAGCGCTCCGTCGCCATACGGGGCGACATCGATGCCTTGCCGATCCAGGAAACCCGGGACGACTTGTCCTATCAGTCCCGGGTCCCAGGTCATATGCATGCGTGCGGTCATGACCTGCATGCGTCGATCGCTATGGGTACCGCACTTGCGTTTCATCGGATGCGAGAGAGCTTTTCTGGCAAGCTTCGCGTGTTTTTCCAGCCCGCCGAGGAGGCGGAGCCACTCGGCGGACGATCAGTGGCTGAGCAGGGCCTGCTTAGCGGCTTCCACGCTGCTGTTGGGTTCCACGTCAAAACTGATTTGCCCGCGGGGATGTTCGGCGCACGCCCAGGCGCTGTGACACAATCCGCCGATCAGTTCGCGATCACACTTATCGGGACCATGGCCCACGGCGCGAGGCCGCATGCGGGCGTGGATGCAATTGCGATGGCCGGGGCATTCATCAATGAGGTCCAAAAGGTCGTGTCGCGGGAAATGCCCTTCGATGACGGGGCGATCGTCACAATCGGGACGATTGCAGGTGGCGAAGCCACAAATATCATTTGCCCGTCAGTTACGATGACCGGAACTATCAGAACAAGCCGTTGTGAGCGGAGAGAGCTCCTGGTTCAGCGCGTGCGAGAAATAGCTGAAGGGGTCGCGACGATGCACCGCGGGAAAGCGGAGTTCTCCCACAAATTCGGTGAACCGCCGGTCATTAACAACGACGTGATGGTTGACAGGTTTCGGCGGCTGGTGGTCGAGACCGTGGGCAAAGACAAGTTTTCCGACCTGAAGTCGTCGAGCGCAGGCGGCGGCAGCGACGATTTCGGATTCTACTCCGCGTGCGTGCCCTCGATCTACTTCTGGTTTGGCAGCAAGGAGCAAGGCAACGAGTCCGGCGTGCACACGCCAACTTTCGGAGCCTCGGACGATCTGCTCGTTCCGACAGCTGAGCTCGCGATCAGGTACTGCTTGGAGATGCTGAATTCGTAG
- a CDS encoding aminotransferase yields MIDIKTIAERDRSSVLHPFTQLKDFASGKLGDPTIVTGGKGISIRDAEGRTYIDGFAGLYCVNIGYGRTEVAEAIARQAYQLAYYHTYAAHTTEELAKLSHRLVQMAPGNASKVFYGLSGSDANETQAKLVWYYNNLRGQPKKKKIISRERGYHGCSVISGSMTGMSFYHDQMDLPFPGILHTGTPHHYWGAEHGESEEAFSRRRAAELEELIVREGAETVGAFIAEPVLGTGGITPPPSGYWREIQAVLRRYDVLLIADEVICGFGRTGADFGSTLYGMEPDLVTVAKGLTSGYMPLSAAIVGEKVYSVMEGAADRVGAFSHGYTYSGHPIAAAAANAVLDIVEKEQLSNRARVVGAHFQKRLKERFAQLEIAGEVRGVGLLGAIEFVADRHTKRRFDAQLKVGARISKAARERGLIARAMPHGDILGFAPPLVVSEGEIDEIVELAYQATRQVIDELAREPASV; encoded by the coding sequence ATGATTGATATCAAGACCATCGCTGAGCGAGATCGTTCCAGTGTTCTGCATCCCTTCACGCAGCTGAAGGATTTCGCGAGCGGCAAGCTTGGCGATCCCACAATCGTCACAGGTGGTAAAGGGATATCCATTCGGGATGCGGAGGGCCGAACATACATCGATGGCTTTGCCGGTCTCTACTGTGTCAATATCGGCTATGGGCGTACCGAAGTTGCCGAGGCCATCGCAAGGCAGGCCTATCAGCTCGCATATTACCACACGTACGCTGCTCACACGACCGAAGAGCTCGCAAAGCTTTCGCATCGCCTCGTGCAAATGGCACCGGGAAACGCCAGCAAAGTCTTCTACGGACTTTCCGGATCGGATGCCAACGAAACTCAGGCCAAGCTCGTCTGGTATTACAACAATCTGCGTGGTCAGCCGAAGAAGAAGAAGATCATCTCTCGCGAGCGCGGTTATCACGGGTGCTCGGTCATTTCTGGATCAATGACGGGAATGTCGTTCTATCACGATCAAATGGACCTTCCGTTTCCGGGTATTCTGCACACAGGCACTCCCCACCATTATTGGGGCGCTGAGCACGGGGAATCGGAGGAGGCCTTTTCTCGTCGGCGTGCGGCCGAACTCGAAGAGCTAATTGTGCGGGAGGGCGCGGAAACGGTCGGCGCGTTTATTGCCGAGCCTGTCCTTGGTACCGGAGGCATCACACCGCCGCCCAGCGGGTATTGGCGGGAGATTCAGGCCGTACTCAGGCGGTATGACGTTCTTCTCATCGCCGATGAGGTGATCTGTGGATTCGGGCGAACCGGGGCCGACTTTGGCAGTACTCTATACGGGATGGAGCCGGATCTCGTAACGGTCGCCAAGGGGCTCACCTCGGGCTACATGCCGCTCTCGGCAGCCATCGTGGGGGAGAAGGTTTACTCTGTTATGGAGGGGGCCGCCGATCGCGTTGGCGCATTCTCACACGGTTACACCTACTCGGGTCATCCGATCGCTGCCGCCGCCGCCAACGCAGTGCTCGATATCGTTGAAAAGGAGCAGCTCAGCAATCGCGCCAGGGTGGTCGGCGCGCACTTTCAAAAGCGGCTTAAGGAAAGGTTCGCTCAATTGGAGATCGCTGGCGAAGTTCGCGGCGTCGGCTTGCTCGGCGCTATCGAGTTTGTCGCGGACCGTCACACGAAGCGACGGTTCGACGCCCAGCTCAAAGTCGGCGCCCGCATCTCGAAGGCTGCTCGCGAGCGGGGACTTATTGCTCGGGCAATGCCGCATGGCGATATTCTGGGTTTTGCTCCGCCTCTTGTCGTCTCGGAAGGCGAGATTGATGAGATTGTCGAGCTTGCCTATCAGGCAACCAGGCAAGTCATTGACGAACTCGCCAGGGAGCCCGCAAGCGTTTAG
- a CDS encoding IS110 family transposase, which translates to MDTVIGVDLAKNVFQLHGASMAGHLKFRKKLSRLQFRKFMAGHPSAVVVMEACGSAHYWAREMVKLGHEVKLIAPQYVKPFVKRQKNDAADAEAIVIAAQRPEMRFVEPKSEEQQARAVLFRARKRLVHQRTDLVNALRSVLYEFGHIIPQGIEQLKRIDAILEDPNSDLPELVREECRSLIDQIAYKTERIDAKAEQLKKLATRTVTAQRLQTMPGVGPLTALAIEAFAPDMAAFRRGRDFAAWLGLVPRQHSSGGKERLGRVSKEGQADIRQLLIVGAMSRLNWLGRKSIPSGSWLAQMLARKPRMLVAIALANKMARTIWAMLTRKEDYRNPAQAVTA; encoded by the coding sequence ATGGATACGGTGATCGGAGTGGATCTAGCCAAGAATGTGTTTCAGCTCCACGGGGCGTCAATGGCGGGACACTTGAAATTTCGAAAGAAACTGTCGCGGCTTCAGTTTCGGAAGTTCATGGCGGGCCACCCATCGGCAGTGGTGGTGATGGAAGCCTGTGGCAGCGCCCACTATTGGGCACGGGAGATGGTCAAGCTCGGCCATGAAGTGAAACTGATCGCTCCGCAATATGTGAAGCCTTTTGTGAAACGCCAAAAGAACGACGCGGCTGATGCCGAAGCAATCGTGATCGCGGCACAGCGCCCCGAGATGCGCTTCGTCGAGCCGAAATCGGAAGAACAGCAGGCCAGGGCAGTGCTCTTTCGGGCTCGGAAGCGCCTTGTTCATCAGCGCACCGATCTGGTGAATGCGCTGCGTTCTGTTCTCTACGAATTCGGCCATATCATCCCGCAAGGAATCGAACAACTTAAACGCATTGACGCAATCCTCGAAGATCCGAACAGCGATCTACCAGAACTGGTCCGCGAGGAATGTCGGAGTCTCATTGATCAGATCGCCTACAAGACGGAGCGGATCGATGCCAAGGCAGAGCAGCTCAAGAAGTTGGCGACGCGGACGGTCACGGCGCAGCGGCTGCAGACAATGCCGGGGGTCGGCCCGCTGACCGCACTCGCGATCGAGGCTTTCGCGCCCGACATGGCGGCCTTTCGACGTGGCCGAGACTTCGCGGCTTGGCTCGGCTTGGTCCCACGGCAACATTCCTCAGGGGGAAAGGAAAGGCTCGGACGCGTTTCGAAGGAAGGACAGGCGGACATTCGCCAGTTGCTCATCGTTGGGGCGATGTCGCGGCTGAACTGGCTCGGGCGCAAGTCGATCCCTAGCGGATCCTGGCTGGCGCAGATGCTGGCGAGGAAGCCGCGCATGCTTGTGGCGATCGCCTTGGCGAACAAGATGGCTCGGACGATTTGGGCCATGCTCACCCGGAAGGAGGATTATCGGAACCCAGCGCAGGCAGTGACGGCATGA
- the istB gene encoding IS21-like element helper ATPase IstB produces MKSASIDPAKLSLLLNELRLPASKVIWPQFAEQADKEGWPAARFLTVLAEHELAERDRRRIERHLTEGRLLPGKTLESFEFDAVPMVSKAQVMAIVAGDTWLEKGANLLLFGPPGTGKSHLASAIGLALIENGYRVLFTRTTDLVQKLQQARRDLVLESVLAKLDKFDLLILDDLAYVTKDQAETSVLFELISARYERRSMLITANQPFGEWGKIFPDPAMTLAAVDRLVHHATIFEMNVESYRRREAAERKKGPGRPASYATPANIAPD; encoded by the coding sequence ATGAAGAGCGCCTCGATTGACCCCGCCAAGCTCAGCCTGCTCCTTAACGAGCTGCGACTGCCCGCCAGCAAGGTGATCTGGCCACAGTTCGCCGAGCAGGCCGACAAGGAGGGCTGGCCCGCCGCGCGCTTCCTCACTGTGCTCGCCGAGCACGAACTGGCCGAGCGCGATCGCCGCCGCATCGAGCGGCACCTCACAGAGGGCCGCCTTCTGCCCGGAAAGACCCTCGAGAGCTTCGAGTTCGACGCCGTGCCGATGGTCTCCAAAGCTCAGGTCATGGCCATCGTCGCCGGCGACACCTGGTTGGAGAAAGGCGCAAACCTGCTCCTGTTCGGCCCGCCCGGCACCGGCAAGAGCCATCTCGCCTCGGCGATCGGTCTCGCCCTCATCGAGAACGGCTACAGGGTGCTGTTCACCCGCACCACAGATCTCGTCCAGAAGCTGCAGCAGGCCCGCCGCGACCTCGTCCTCGAGAGCGTGCTGGCCAAGCTCGACAAGTTCGACCTGCTCATCCTCGATGATCTCGCATACGTCACCAAGGACCAGGCCGAGACCAGTGTGCTCTTCGAGCTGATCAGCGCCCGTTACGAACGGCGCTCCATGCTGATCACAGCCAACCAACCCTTTGGCGAGTGGGGGAAGATCTTCCCGGACCCCGCTATGACGCTCGCCGCGGTCGACCGGCTCGTTCATCACGCCACCATCTTCGAGATGAATGTCGAAAGCTACCGACGCCGCGAGGCCGCTGAGCGCAAAAAGGGACCTGGACGCCCAGCGTCATACGCCACACCCGCCAATATCGCCCCTGATTGA
- a CDS encoding NAD-dependent succinate-semialdehyde dehydrogenase codes for MGVQGFRHRRPEWGGLAMRHLRTLRRRDFLAGAAFIDGKWTDGGQKDAVVDPATGEEIAEAARCSAADMELAIGAAEKSFVAWRRLLPTERGVILKSWASLIRGHSEDLAVLMTSEQGKPLAEARYEITYGAGFLEWFAAEGERTYGETIPSHKAGSLLHVRMQPIGVAAAITPWNFPIAMITRKAGAALAAGCPIVVKPAPETPLSALALARLAEEAGIPRGVFQVLVGDSIELSKPLLRDTRVRALSFTGSTEVGRLLLAEAAQTVKKVSLELGGHAPCIIFDDVDVDKAVKGAMDAKFTTSGQDCLAANRIYVHRKIYRAFVEAFATPISQLRVGHGLETTTDIGPMTKLSVANKCRAHIDDAAKKGARVFCADKGASLGANFVPPTLLSDVTDHMLITHEETFGPVAAVLPFDSEAEVVSRANASEMGLAGYIYTNNLRRALRLSEQIECGMLGINTASFTGPPIPFGGWKQSGLGREGSKHGLAEYMEHKYVCFGDLAA; via the coding sequence ATGGGTGTTCAAGGCTTTCGGCACAGACGCCCGGAGTGGGGTGGCCTCGCTATGCGGCACCTTCGAACTCTCAGACGACGAGACTTTTTAGCGGGGGCAGCGTTCATCGACGGCAAGTGGACGGACGGCGGGCAGAAGGACGCGGTTGTCGACCCCGCGACGGGGGAGGAAATCGCGGAAGCTGCCCGTTGCTCGGCGGCCGACATGGAGCTGGCAATCGGAGCAGCAGAGAAGTCGTTTGTTGCATGGAGGCGTCTGCTGCCCACCGAGCGAGGAGTGATCCTCAAATCTTGGGCGTCCCTGATCCGCGGCCATTCAGAGGATCTCGCCGTTCTTATGACCAGCGAGCAAGGAAAGCCTCTGGCGGAGGCACGCTACGAGATCACATATGGCGCGGGCTTTCTGGAATGGTTTGCCGCTGAAGGCGAGCGCACCTATGGCGAGACCATTCCGAGTCACAAAGCGGGAAGCCTGCTTCATGTGCGAATGCAGCCAATCGGTGTTGCGGCGGCGATCACGCCATGGAATTTTCCAATCGCGATGATCACGAGAAAGGCGGGAGCTGCTCTTGCCGCGGGCTGCCCGATCGTCGTGAAGCCGGCTCCCGAGACGCCATTGTCGGCCCTTGCCCTGGCTAGGTTGGCCGAAGAAGCTGGTATTCCGCGTGGCGTATTTCAGGTGCTTGTCGGTGATTCAATCGAGCTTTCGAAACCACTGTTGCGCGATACGAGGGTGCGAGCTCTTTCGTTTACTGGTTCTACCGAAGTTGGGCGCCTGCTTCTGGCAGAGGCGGCACAAACCGTGAAGAAAGTGTCGCTTGAGCTGGGGGGCCACGCTCCGTGCATCATCTTTGACGACGTCGATGTCGACAAGGCGGTTAAGGGAGCGATGGACGCAAAGTTCACCACTTCGGGCCAGGACTGTCTCGCCGCCAATCGCATCTACGTGCATAGAAAGATCTACCGCGCCTTCGTCGAGGCGTTTGCCACCCCTATTTCTCAGCTCAGAGTCGGGCACGGCCTGGAAACGACAACTGATATAGGGCCGATGACAAAGCTGTCGGTTGCCAACAAATGCAGGGCCCACATCGACGACGCCGCAAAAAAGGGGGCGCGGGTGTTTTGCGCCGACAAGGGCGCAAGTTTGGGTGCAAACTTCGTTCCTCCGACGTTGCTCAGCGATGTCACCGACCACATGCTGATCACGCATGAAGAAACCTTCGGGCCGGTTGCTGCCGTGCTCCCGTTCGATTCTGAGGCGGAGGTTGTATCCAGGGCGAACGCCAGCGAAATGGGGCTGGCTGGATACATCTACACAAACAACCTTCGCCGGGCGCTCCGCCTTTCTGAGCAGATCGAGTGCGGCATGCTCGGAATCAATACAGCTTCCTTTACTGGACCGCCCATTCCGTTCGGAGGCTGGAAGCAGTCCGGACTCGGACGAGAAGGGTCGAAGCACGGTTTAGCAGAGTACATGGAACACAAATACGTCTGTTTCGGCGATTTGGCGGCATAG
- a CDS encoding Lrp/AsnC family transcriptional regulator, with amino-acid sequence MRYDRIDARILEIVQKNNRLTSEVIGEMAGLSPTACQRRLKRLRSEGIIESDVSIVSARAVGRPIQMLVLVNLERERSDIIDKFKKAIKTSSEVVNGFYVTGDADFVLYITARTMEDYELFTRRFFYENPDIKGFKTMVIMDRVKSGFAVPIEMPPDR; translated from the coding sequence ATGCGTTACGATCGGATAGATGCACGCATCCTGGAGATCGTGCAAAAAAACAATCGCCTCACGTCCGAGGTCATTGGCGAAATGGCGGGGCTTTCCCCCACGGCGTGTCAGAGAAGGTTGAAGAGGCTCCGTTCGGAAGGAATCATTGAGTCGGATGTGTCCATCGTCTCGGCAAGAGCAGTGGGAAGGCCGATTCAGATGCTTGTCCTCGTGAATCTCGAGCGGGAGCGCTCCGATATCATCGACAAATTCAAGAAGGCCATCAAAACGTCGAGTGAAGTCGTAAATGGCTTCTATGTCACGGGCGATGCAGACTTCGTTCTGTACATAACGGCTCGCACGATGGAGGACTACGAGCTTTTCACCAGACGCTTCTTTTACGAGAACCCCGATATTAAGGGGTTCAAAACCATGGTCATCATGGACCGCGTAAAATCGGGGTTTGCAGTTCCAATCGAAATGCCACCGGACAGATAA